A single window of Buchnera aphidicola (Aphis nasturtii) DNA harbors:
- the pheS gene encoding phenylalanine--tRNA ligase subunit alpha — MLMLEKLWNIIENEIENSDNINMLNEIKIKYLGKNGIFNGYMKNLKNFSFEEKKKYSIIINTVKKNTIFKINTKKIELNKFIIKKRIEQEKIDVSLPGRYVKNGSIHPINYSINIIKKFFYTLGFQSVNGLEIEDEYHNFNALNIPKNHPARDHHDTFWFDENRLLRTQTSNMQIRIMKSHKPPMRFIFPGKVYRNDYDSTHTPMFHQVEGLIVEKNINFSHLKWIIYNFIFNFFNKKVSLRFRPSYFPFTTPSSEVDIMTDSEKWLEILGCGMVHPLVLKNVNIDSNVYSACAFGLGVERITMLRYGISDLRSFFENDLRFIKQFKYI, encoded by the coding sequence ATGTTAATGTTAGAAAAATTATGGAATATCATTGAAAATGAAATTGAAAATTCCGATAACATAAATATGTTAAATGAAATTAAAATTAAATACTTAGGAAAAAATGGTATTTTTAATGGTTACATGAAAAACTTAAAAAATTTTTCTTTTGAAGAAAAAAAAAAATACAGTATTATTATTAATACAGTTAAAAAAAACACGATATTTAAAATTAATACGAAAAAAATTGAATTAAATAAATTTATTATTAAAAAACGTATTGAACAAGAAAAAATTGACGTATCTTTACCAGGTCGTTATGTTAAAAATGGTTCTATCCACCCTATAAATTATAGTATTAATATTATAAAAAAATTTTTTTATACATTAGGATTTCAATCAGTTAATGGTTTAGAAATAGAAGATGAATATCACAATTTTAATGCGTTAAATATACCTAAAAATCATCCTGCACGTGATCATCATGATACCTTTTGGTTTGATGAGAACCGATTGTTAAGAACTCAAACTTCTAATATGCAAATTCGCATTATGAAATCGCATAAACCTCCAATGAGATTTATTTTTCCTGGAAAAGTTTATCGCAATGATTATGATTCTACACATACACCTATGTTTCATCAAGTTGAAGGTTTAATAGTTGAAAAAAATATTAATTTTTCTCATTTAAAATGGATTATATATAATTTTATATTTAATTTTTTTAATAAAAAAGTTTCTCTTAGATTTCGTCCTTCTTATTTTCCTTTTACTACGCCTTCATCTGAAGTTGATATCATGACAGATTCTGAAAAATGGTTAGAAATTTTAGGCTGTGGAATGGTGCATCCCTTAGTGTTAAAAAATGTTAATATTGATTCTAATGTATATTCTGCTTGTGCATTTGGGTTAGGGGTAGAGCGAATAACTATGCTGCGTTATGGAATTTCTGATCTTCGATCTTTTTTTGAAAATGATTTAAGGTTTATAAAACAATTTAAATATATTTAG
- the pheT gene encoding phenylalanine--tRNA ligase subunit beta — translation MKFSEKWLREWVNPKINSVILSEQIINSGIEIESIRKITPLFEGVVVGKIISCVRHHKLNQLKIVTVDIGRKNLLNILCKSLNCRNKIKVAVAVIGSVLPNNIKINLKKIYDQKSEGMLCSFSELGLFHSNNNEIIEFPEQTPIGINVNDYFLLEDNIIKVNTTPNRPDGLSIIGIARNIAVMNNIKIIPLKENDNPIVIKNKFPIYMNSKKKDINFFGRIIENINMNTQTPFWMSKKLFMCDMLSDNVIMNIINYVLIEIGQPLNVLNSDLIDTFIQIKTNNKKTVFNLKEDLKVTLDQNVLAFFDKSKILFLPGNINSDVLEINQNTKNIFLISYLVDRESIFNITKIVGSNKVLHYYDHGVDFSLQKYALEYATKLIIQICGGSAGIISYHKDNFNLTRINKIKLYCKNVNKIAGFFIDSKIFLNILSRLEYKIENKQDYWDVTPPTWRFDILIEEDVIADILRIYGYDEIPLIPLKSSFNHNFYKTTNDSKKDCILSQLSNLLVHRGYYEVITYPFIDPILQKNILSNNGKELFISNPIAQDLSCMRKSLWPGLIKTLSYNKNHKQDSIRIFEKGLCFSIDNQKSLGVNQQIFLGGVISGFNEKENWLSQRRKVDFYDLKGDLESILTLIFGLNNWTMRQYKILGLHPNQSVQILLNNNVIGNFGKINPILEEKLDVDSNTFLFELLIDTIFDFKIFKNFKVKDYSKFPSSRRDISILISEKIAYSDIIELCKNCFLNQEVKINLFDIYSCKNFPNKKSLGISFIFQDQRKTLKENEINLMLDYCIKTLINKFQIILRK, via the coding sequence ATGAAATTCAGTGAAAAATGGTTACGTGAATGGGTTAATCCTAAAATAAATAGTGTTATTTTAAGTGAACAAATCATAAATTCTGGTATAGAAATTGAATCTATTCGTAAAATTACACCTTTATTTGAAGGTGTAGTAGTGGGAAAAATAATTTCTTGTGTTAGACATCATAAATTAAATCAGCTTAAAATAGTTACAGTAGATATAGGAAGAAAAAATTTATTAAATATTTTATGTAAATCTTTAAATTGCCGAAATAAAATCAAAGTTGCAGTCGCTGTTATTGGTAGCGTATTACCTAATAATATAAAAATTAATTTAAAAAAAATTTATGATCAAAAATCTGAAGGAATGTTATGTTCTTTTTCTGAATTAGGTTTATTTCATTCTAATAATAATGAAATTATTGAATTTCCCGAACAAACTCCAATAGGCATTAATGTTAATGATTATTTTTTATTAGAAGATAATATTATAAAAGTAAATACCACTCCTAATCGACCAGATGGGTTAAGTATTATAGGCATAGCTCGTAATATAGCAGTTATGAATAATATAAAGATCATTCCATTAAAAGAAAACGATAATCCTATTGTGATTAAAAATAAGTTCCCAATTTATATGAATTCGAAAAAAAAAGATATTAATTTTTTTGGAAGAATCATTGAAAATATAAATATGAATACGCAAACTCCGTTTTGGATGAGCAAAAAATTATTTATGTGTGATATGTTGTCAGACAATGTCATAATGAATATCATTAATTATGTTTTAATTGAAATTGGACAACCTTTAAACGTATTAAACTCGGATTTAATAGATACTTTTATTCAGATTAAAACAAATAATAAAAAAACAGTCTTCAATTTAAAAGAAGATCTCAAAGTAACATTAGATCAAAATGTATTAGCATTTTTTGATAAATCAAAAATATTATTTCTTCCTGGAAATATCAATTCTGATGTATTAGAAATAAATCAAAATACTAAAAATATATTTTTGATTTCATATTTAGTAGATCGAGAATCTATTTTTAATATCACTAAGATAGTTGGTTCGAATAAAGTTCTTCATTATTATGATCATGGTGTTGATTTTTCACTTCAAAAATATGCTTTAGAATATGCAACAAAATTAATTATTCAAATATGCGGTGGAAGTGCAGGTATCATTAGCTATCATAAGGATAATTTTAATTTAACCCGCATCAATAAAATTAAATTATATTGTAAAAATGTTAACAAAATAGCTGGTTTTTTTATTGATTCTAAAATTTTTTTAAATATTTTATCACGTCTTGAATATAAAATAGAAAATAAACAAGATTATTGGGATGTTACTCCACCAACTTGGAGATTTGATATATTAATAGAAGAAGATGTAATAGCTGATATACTTCGTATATATGGTTATGATGAAATTCCACTGATTCCATTAAAATCAAGTTTTAATCATAATTTTTATAAAACAACAAATGATTCTAAAAAAGATTGTATATTAAGTCAATTATCAAACTTACTTGTTCATAGAGGTTACTATGAAGTAATTACTTATCCGTTCATCGATCCTATTTTGCAAAAAAATATTTTATCAAATAATGGAAAAGAATTGTTTATTTCCAATCCTATTGCGCAAGATCTCTCTTGTATGCGTAAATCATTATGGCCAGGTCTAATTAAGACTCTTTCTTATAATAAAAATCATAAACAAGATAGTATTCGTATTTTTGAAAAAGGATTATGTTTTTCAATAGATAACCAAAAATCTCTTGGAGTAAATCAACAAATTTTTTTAGGCGGAGTGATTAGTGGTTTTAATGAAAAAGAGAATTGGCTTTCTCAAAGAAGAAAAGTAGATTTTTACGATTTAAAAGGCGACTTAGAATCCATATTAACATTAATATTCGGTTTGAATAATTGGACAATGAGACAATATAAAATACTAGGATTACATCCAAATCAAAGTGTACAAATTTTATTAAATAATAATGTTATTGGTAATTTTGGTAAAATAAATCCAATTTTAGAAGAAAAATTGGATGTAGATAGTAATACTTTTTTATTTGAGTTATTAATTGATACAATTTTTGATTTTAAAATTTTTAAAAATTTTAAAGTAAAAGATTATTCTAAATTTCCAAGTAGTCGTCGTGATATTTCAATATTAATATCAGAAAAAATTGCATATTCAGATATCATTGAATTATGTAAAAATTGTTTTTTAAATCAAGAAGTAAAAATTAATTTGTTTGATATTTATTCATGTAAAAATTTTCCTAATAAAAAAAGTTTAGGGATTAGTTTTATTTTTCAAGATCAAAGAAAAACTTTAAAAGAAAATGAAATTAATTTAATGCTTGATTATTGTATAAAAACATTAATAAACAAATTTCAAATTATTTTAAGGAAATGA
- a CDS encoding integration host factor subunit alpha, translating into MVLTKAKISENLFEKLKLTKLDAKALVEFFFEEVRKSLEKGENVKLSGFGNFQLKNKKERPGRNPKTGEKVIISKRRVVTFKAGQKLKNRIEYYFIKSKY; encoded by the coding sequence ATGGTATTAACAAAAGCTAAAATTTCAGAAAATTTATTTGAAAAATTAAAATTAACTAAACTTGACGCAAAAGCATTGGTAGAATTTTTTTTTGAAGAAGTGAGAAAATCTTTAGAAAAAGGAGAAAATGTTAAATTATCTGGATTTGGAAATTTTCAATTAAAAAATAAAAAAGAACGTCCAGGTAGAAATCCAAAAACAGGAGAAAAAGTAATTATTTCAAAAAGACGAGTTGTTACTTTTAAAGCAGGTCAAAAATTAAAAAATCGTATTGAATATTATTTTATAAAATCTAAATATTAA
- the queA gene encoding tRNA preQ1(34) S-adenosylmethionine ribosyltransferase-isomerase QueA — protein MNLSNFSFEIPKSLIAFYPSLIRSQCRLMIIDGCTGKINHKYFLNIINEINSGDLIIFNNTEVIPARLYGCKESGGKVEVLLEKILNNNNILAYLKSSNPVKINSNLFFGIYHEIKGSIISYNKPFYEIKFNNNKISSLHIFNKYGYIPLPPYIKRKNLRLDETLYQTVYKKNLGSIAAPTAGLHFDIPLLQELFKKGVNIGFITLHVGSGTFQPVKTIQIEQHVMHSEWVSVSSDLINKIKICKNNGGRIIAVGTTTLRALESAYHSTSWNNIENYSTNTNIFIYPGYKHNVVDALITNFHFPESTLIMLVSSFLGYRNTINAYREAVEKKYRFFSYGDAMYITYNKLAPYEKI, from the coding sequence ATGAATCTTAGTAATTTTTCTTTTGAGATACCAAAGTCATTAATAGCTTTTTATCCCTCTTTAATACGAAGTCAATGTCGTTTAATGATAATTGATGGTTGTACGGGAAAAATAAATCATAAGTATTTTTTAAATATTATAAATGAGATTAATTCTGGTGATTTAATTATTTTTAATAATACAGAAGTCATTCCTGCTCGTTTATATGGTTGTAAAGAAAGTGGAGGTAAAGTTGAAGTTTTACTTGAAAAAATATTAAATAATAATAATATACTTGCATATCTTAAATCATCAAATCCAGTAAAAATCAATTCTAATCTTTTTTTTGGAATATATCATGAGATTAAAGGGTCTATAATTAGTTATAATAAACCATTCTATGAAATTAAATTTAATAATAATAAAATTTCATCTCTCCATATTTTTAATAAATATGGCTATATACCTTTACCTCCTTATATTAAACGGAAAAATCTAAGATTAGATGAAACTTTGTACCAAACCGTGTACAAAAAAAATTTAGGATCTATTGCAGCACCTACTGCAGGTTTGCATTTTGATATACCTTTGCTACAAGAATTATTTAAAAAAGGAGTAAATATAGGTTTTATAACCTTACATGTAGGTAGTGGTACATTTCAACCTGTCAAAACTATACAGATAGAACAACATGTTATGCATTCTGAATGGGTTAGTGTTTCTTCAGATTTAATTAATAAAATTAAAATATGTAAAAATAATGGAGGTCGTATAATAGCTGTTGGGACTACTACGTTACGTGCTTTAGAAAGTGCATATCATTCTACTTCCTGGAATAATATAGAAAACTATTCAACAAATACGAATATTTTTATATATCCTGGTTACAAACATAATGTTGTTGATGCATTAATTACTAATTTTCATTTTCCTGAATCAACACTAATCATGTTAGTCTCTTCTTTTTTAGGGTATCGAAATACTATTAATGCTTATCGTGAAGCAGTTGAAAAAAAATATCGTTTTTTTAGTTATGGAGATGCGATGTATATTACATACAATAAATTAGCTCCTTATGAAAAAATATAA
- the tgt gene encoding tRNA guanosine(34) transglycosylase Tgt, producing MKFQVISQEKKARYGVFHFNKQRIETPIFMPVGTYGTVKSLSTEEIQNTGSKIILANALHLHLRPGQDIIKLHGNLNSFMNWDGPILTDSGGFQIFSLSKFCKTNEKGVIFKNHINGQSLFLTPELSMEIQLNLGSNIIMVFDECISYTKDWEKTKNAMEKSLNWSKKCRIYFDLNKKNNHLLFGIIHGGIYPKLRDISLNELIKMNFDGYALGGLAVGESKSEMHQILDHIVPQMPENKPRYLMGVGKPEDLIESIYRGIDMFDCVLPTRNARNGHLFVTNGIIKIRNKKYQKDLSVLDEKCLCYTCKNYSRSYLHHLDACNEILGARLNTIHNLHYYQTLMDNIRHAIKEKRFDDFIVNFYNQKKIN from the coding sequence ATGAAATTTCAAGTTATCAGTCAAGAAAAAAAAGCAAGGTATGGAGTTTTTCATTTTAATAAACAACGTATAGAAACTCCTATTTTTATGCCTGTAGGTACATATGGAACAGTAAAAAGCCTTAGTACTGAAGAAATTCAAAACACTGGTAGTAAAATAATTTTAGCTAATGCATTACATTTACATTTAAGACCAGGACAAGATATAATTAAATTACATGGTAATTTAAACAGTTTTATGAATTGGGACGGACCTATTCTCACAGATTCTGGTGGTTTTCAAATTTTTAGCCTTTCAAAATTTTGCAAAACAAATGAAAAAGGAGTAATTTTTAAAAATCATATTAATGGTCAAAGTTTATTTTTGACACCGGAACTTTCAATGGAAATTCAATTAAATCTAGGTTCAAATATTATTATGGTTTTTGATGAATGCATTTCTTATACCAAAGATTGGGAAAAAACAAAAAATGCTATGGAAAAGTCATTAAATTGGTCTAAGAAATGTCGTATATATTTTGATTTAAATAAAAAAAATAACCATCTTTTATTTGGAATTATTCATGGAGGTATATATCCAAAATTACGAGATATATCGTTAAACGAATTAATTAAAATGAATTTCGATGGATATGCTTTAGGTGGCTTAGCAGTTGGAGAATCTAAATCTGAAATGCATCAGATCTTAGATCATATTGTTCCACAAATGCCGGAAAATAAACCAAGATATTTAATGGGAGTAGGAAAACCAGAAGATTTAATAGAAAGTATATATCGTGGTATAGATATGTTTGATTGCGTTCTTCCTACGCGAAATGCAAGAAATGGACATTTATTTGTAACTAATGGTATAATAAAAATCAGAAATAAAAAATATCAAAAAGATTTATCTGTATTAGATGAAAAATGTCTTTGTTATACTTGTAAAAATTATAGTCGCTCATATTTACATCATTTAGATGCTTGTAATGAAATTTTAGGGGCACGTTTAAACACTATACATAATTTACATTATTACCAAACATTAATGGATAATATAAGACATGCAATTAAAGAAAAAAGATTTGATGATTTTATAGTAAATTTTTATAACCAAAAAAAAATAAATTAA
- the yajC gene encoding preprotein translocase subunit YajC, with the protein MSILIENANAAVHQPIEGNSYSLIIMLVIFLLIFYFMLFRPQQKKEKERKNLMKLIALGDEVMTTSGFLGRVKNITETGYILLELNDTNEVFIKKDFILSLLPKNTLESLKKSK; encoded by the coding sequence ATGAGTATTTTAATTGAAAATGCTAATGCTGCAGTACATCAACCAATAGAAGGAAATTCTTATTCTCTAATTATTATGTTAGTAATTTTTTTATTAATTTTTTATTTTATGCTTTTTCGTCCTCAACAAAAAAAAGAAAAAGAACGAAAAAATCTTATGAAATTAATTGCTTTAGGTGATGAAGTAATGACAACTAGTGGTTTTTTAGGTCGCGTAAAAAATATCACAGAAACTGGATATATTTTATTAGAACTAAATGATACAAATGAAGTTTTTATAAAAAAAGATTTTATACTTTCATTACTTCCCAAAAACACTTTAGAATCTTTGAAAAAAAGTAAATAA
- the glyS gene encoding glycine--tRNA ligase subunit beta, with translation MKQIFLVEIGTEELPAKILYNLIILFYENFVNALHLNNIEYKKVDYFATPRRLALKILDIDNSQKIKKILKKGPSLKNSFNIDGTPTKYAYSWAKQIGIKINEANQLINEKGSWLVYYKEKKQEKIEILLPKIVEMSLKKISIQNLMRWDINNIKFFRPIRNILMMLDDKIINNKVFNITSTNKLHNHISSKEQEIYLNHAKEYPSVLLKYSNIIADYETRKEKIKKEIIEIAKKVNGHAKINYHLLEEINSIVESPKGVLVAFKKKYIKYIPNEILIYIIEKQQKCFPIYRKKEILPYFVFITNIHSNKESQIILGNEKVMEARLSDIIFFLNKDNKIQLLDYLPSLKKVLFHKNLGTLYDKTMRLKLLVNIMSSSNNKMDLIKSAILSKCDLITDMVCEFPELQGVIGMYYAIQNQEKHTIALSIKEQYLPAFSEDILPSSDIGSILSIADKIDTLCGMFLINQIPLSNKDPFALRRAVLGIIRIIINKQISLDLNLLIHHSLKIYNKQELDYILISNKIINFFKLRLLSFYEKKGYNIKIIKSVLFCQVQDILDIHKKIKAISNFKEKTESKSILLIIKRISNILSIHKKDISNIKINTNLIQIEEEKNLFKEITNFNNNTQKLFIEKNYKIILSKLKNFEKPINNFFNTVKINHCNSEIKNNRLILLKKVEKIFLKIANFSYLY, from the coding sequence ATGAAACAAATATTTTTAGTTGAAATAGGAACAGAAGAATTACCTGCTAAAATATTATATAACTTAATTATTTTATTTTATGAAAATTTTGTTAATGCATTGCATCTAAATAATATCGAATATAAAAAAGTTGATTATTTTGCTACTCCTAGAAGATTAGCATTAAAAATTCTGGATATTGATAATTCTCAAAAAATAAAAAAAATTTTAAAAAAAGGACCTTCTTTAAAAAATTCCTTTAATATTGATGGAACGCCAACAAAGTACGCATATTCTTGGGCTAAACAAATCGGTATTAAAATCAATGAAGCGAATCAATTAATAAATGAAAAAGGCTCATGGTTAGTATATTACAAAGAGAAAAAACAAGAAAAAATTGAAATATTACTTCCTAAAATAGTAGAAATGTCATTAAAAAAAATCAGCATTCAAAACTTAATGCGATGGGATATAAACAATATTAAATTTTTTCGTCCTATTAGAAATATTTTGATGATGTTAGATGATAAAATCATTAATAATAAAGTTTTTAACATCACCTCTACAAATAAACTTCATAATCATATTTCTTCCAAAGAACAGGAAATATATCTTAATCATGCTAAAGAATATCCTTCTGTCTTATTAAAATATAGTAATATCATAGCTGATTATGAAACTCGTAAAGAAAAGATTAAAAAAGAAATAATAGAAATTGCTAAAAAAGTAAATGGACATGCAAAAATTAACTATCATCTTTTAGAGGAAATAAATTCAATAGTAGAATCGCCTAAAGGCGTTTTAGTTGCTTTCAAAAAAAAGTATATTAAATATATACCAAATGAAATTCTTATTTATATCATAGAAAAACAACAAAAATGTTTTCCAATATACAGAAAAAAAGAAATTTTACCATATTTTGTTTTTATAACTAATATACATTCAAATAAAGAAAGTCAAATTATATTAGGTAACGAAAAAGTAATGGAAGCTAGATTATCTGATATAATCTTTTTTTTAAATAAAGATAATAAAATACAATTATTAGATTATCTCCCATCATTAAAAAAAGTTTTATTCCATAAAAATTTAGGTACATTATATGACAAAACTATGCGTTTAAAATTACTCGTAAATATTATGTCTAGTAGTAATAATAAAATGGATTTAATAAAATCAGCAATTTTATCAAAATGTGATCTTATTACAGACATGGTATGTGAATTTCCAGAATTACAAGGAGTAATCGGTATGTATTATGCTATTCAAAACCAAGAAAAACATACAATTGCTCTTTCTATCAAAGAACAATATTTACCAGCTTTTTCTGAAGATATACTTCCATCTAGTGATATAGGATCGATCTTATCAATTGCTGATAAAATAGATACTTTATGCGGCATGTTTTTGATCAATCAAATACCATTATCAAATAAAGATCCGTTTGCTTTAAGAAGAGCTGTATTAGGAATAATACGTATTATCATTAATAAACAAATATCTTTAGACTTAAATCTTTTAATTCATCATAGTCTTAAAATTTACAATAAACAAGAATTAGATTATATATTAATATCTAATAAAATTATAAATTTTTTTAAATTAAGATTATTATCTTTTTATGAAAAAAAAGGATATAACATTAAAATAATTAAATCGGTTTTATTCTGCCAAGTACAAGACATTTTAGACATTCATAAAAAAATTAAAGCAATATCAAATTTTAAAGAAAAAACAGAATCAAAATCAATTTTATTAATAATAAAAAGAATATCTAATATCTTAAGCATTCATAAAAAAGATATAAGTAATATTAAAATTAACACTAACTTAATACAAATAGAAGAAGAAAAAAATTTATTTAAAGAAATAACAAATTTTAATAATAATACACAGAAGTTATTTATAGAAAAAAATTATAAAATAATTTTATCCAAATTAAAAAATTTTGAAAAACCTATAAATAATTTTTTTAATACAGTTAAAATAAATCATTGTAACTCTGAGATTAAAAATAATAGATTAATTTTGTTAAAAAAAGTAGAAAAAATTTTTCTTAAAATAGCTAACTTTTCTTATTTATATTAA
- the glyQ gene encoding glycine--tRNA ligase subunit alpha: MKNHYNTFYNLIQILKKYWMKRECTIFQPLDLPMGAGTFHNITFLGALGPKPIKAAYIQSCRRPTDGRYAENPNRLQNYYQFQVIIKPPVENIQNMYLESLNLLEIDEKNNDIRFIEDNWENPTLGARGIGWEVWLNGMEITQFTYFQQVGGIECNPVTVEITYGLERIAMHIQNQPNVYDLIWNSNQFQTITYGDIFKKNEIEQSKYNFEYSNIDLLFEYFEKYMFEANNLINLKQPLLLVAYEKTLQANHVFNLLDARKAISSSERQNYILKIRSLTKRIAKEYLK, translated from the coding sequence ATGAAAAATCATTACAATACTTTTTATAACTTAATTCAAATTTTAAAAAAATACTGGATGAAACGAGAATGTACTATTTTTCAACCGTTAGATTTACCCATGGGTGCAGGCACATTTCATAATATAACATTTTTAGGGGCACTCGGCCCTAAACCCATTAAAGCTGCTTATATACAATCTTGCAGGAGACCAACTGATGGAAGATATGCGGAAAATCCAAATCGTTTACAAAACTACTATCAATTTCAAGTAATTATTAAACCTCCAGTTGAAAATATTCAAAATATGTATTTAGAATCATTGAATTTACTTGAAATAGATGAAAAAAATAATGATATACGTTTTATAGAAGATAATTGGGAAAACCCTACTTTAGGCGCACGGGGTATTGGATGGGAAGTTTGGCTTAATGGTATGGAAATTACTCAATTTACTTACTTTCAACAAGTTGGTGGCATAGAATGTAACCCTGTAACGGTAGAAATTACATATGGTTTAGAAAGAATCGCTATGCATATACAAAATCAACCAAATGTATATGATTTAATTTGGAATTCAAATCAATTCCAAACAATAACTTATGGTGATATTTTTAAAAAAAATGAAATCGAACAATCAAAATATAACTTTGAATATTCAAATATTGATTTATTATTTGAATATTTTGAAAAATACATGTTTGAAGCTAATAATTTAATTAATTTAAAACAACCGTTACTTTTGGTGGCATATGAAAAAACATTACAAGCAAATCACGTATTCAACTTATTAGATGCAAGAAAAGCAATATCTTCTAGCGAACGTCAAAATTATATTTTAAAAATTAGAAGTTTAACTAAAAGAATTGCAAAAGAATATTTAAAATGA
- the folE gene encoding GTP cyclohydrolase I FolE, with the protein MIKISKEAKLARNALLSKDLENPILKEYNGIEEKERELLIAKYMHKIMHILNLDTKNDSLKETPYRISKMYNKEIFSGLDYKNFPKITFIENIIKSNDMIIVRDIILMSTCEHHFITIYGKATVAYIPKKKIIGLSKINRIVQFYSKRPQIQERLTKQISVVLQTLLHTKDVAIILNMHHFCVKARGICDVNSTAITSSLKGLFKTKKSIRDQFFLKNNMQG; encoded by the coding sequence ATGATTAAAATTAGTAAAGAAGCTAAATTAGCGCGTAACGCCTTGTTATCAAAAGACTTAGAAAATCCTATTCTAAAAGAATACAATGGTATAGAAGAAAAAGAAAGAGAATTATTAATTGCTAAATATATGCATAAAATTATGCATATTTTAAATTTAGATACAAAAAATGATAGCTTAAAAGAAACACCTTATCGTATATCAAAAATGTATAACAAGGAAATTTTTTCAGGTTTAGATTATAAAAATTTTCCAAAGATTACATTTATAGAAAATATAATAAAATCAAATGATATGATTATTGTTCGTGATATTATATTAATGAGTACTTGTGAACATCATTTTATTACTATTTATGGAAAAGCTACTGTTGCATATATTCCTAAAAAAAAAATTATTGGATTATCTAAAATTAATAGAATTGTACAATTTTATTCAAAACGACCTCAAATTCAAGAACGTTTAACTAAACAAATATCAGTAGTATTGCAAACTTTGCTTCATACTAAAGATGTTGCAATTATTCTTAATATGCATCATTTTTGTGTTAAAGCACGTGGTATTTGTGATGTAAATAGTACTGCTATCACTTCGTCTTTAAAAGGATTATTTAAAACTAAAAAAAGTATTCGTGATCAATTTTTTTTGAAAAATAATATGCAAGGATAA
- the nfo gene encoding deoxyribonuclease IV, whose amino-acid sequence MKYIGAHVSASGGLDKAVFRAFQLHATAFSFFTKNQLQWSALPLSLIDINNFKKSCVKYNFFFEKILPHSSYLINLGHPNNDLLKKSRIAFIQEIKRCNDLGLYYLNFHPGSHLNNISEKDCLSRISESINIALENTDNVTAVIENTAGQGTNVGYCFEHLYEIINKIDDKSRIGVCLDTCHLFAAGYDLRTKENCQNTFNKFFNLIGLKYLKGLHLNDSKKELNSRVDRHENLGLGYIGKLVFEWIVQNRCFSNIPMILETSNATMWSKEISWLKSL is encoded by the coding sequence ATGAAATATATTGGTGCGCATGTTAGTGCTTCCGGTGGTTTAGACAAAGCAGTTTTTCGAGCATTTCAATTACATGCTACAGCTTTTTCATTTTTTACTAAAAATCAATTACAATGGTCTGCGTTGCCTTTAAGTTTAATAGATATAAATAATTTTAAAAAATCTTGTGTTAAATATAACTTCTTTTTTGAAAAAATTTTACCACATAGTAGTTACTTAATTAATTTAGGTCATCCTAATAATGATTTATTAAAAAAATCTCGTATAGCTTTTATTCAAGAAATAAAACGTTGTAATGATTTGGGTTTATATTATCTAAATTTTCATCCTGGTAGCCATTTAAATAATATTTCAGAAAAAGATTGTTTATCAAGAATTTCCGAATCAATTAATATAGCTTTAGAAAACACTGATAATGTAACAGCTGTAATTGAAAATACTGCAGGACAAGGGACTAATGTTGGATATTGTTTTGAACATCTATATGAAATCATAAACAAAATAGATGATAAATCTCGAATTGGAGTTTGTTTAGATACCTGTCATTTATTTGCTGCAGGATATGATTTGCGTACAAAAGAGAATTGTCAAAATACATTTAATAAATTTTTTAATTTAATAGGATTGAAATACTTAAAAGGTTTGCATCTAAATGATTCAAAAAAAGAGTTGAATAGTCGTGTTGATCGCCATGAAAATTTAGGCTTAGGTTATATTGGGAAATTAGTTTTTGAATGGATTGTTCAAAACAGATGTTTTTCTAACATTCCAATGATATTAGAAACTAGCAATGCGACGATGTGGTCAAAAGAAATTTCTTGGTTAAAATCATTATAA